GATGTGCAGAGGGATAGTTTTGTCTACGCTACTCAACCAGCTTGAAAGATCCATCATCTCTTCTTCGGTATCATTCATTCCTGGAACTATTAGGTTTGTTATTTCGACGTGAGATTTTTTTGCTGCACATGTTATAAAATTCTGCACAGTTTTAAGATCTCCGCCCAGGTTTTTGTATTGTTCTTTCGAGAAACTTTTAAGATCAATATTGAAAGCATCGATGTAAGGCAAGACTTCTTCGAGTATTGGTAAAAAGACGTTACCACAAGTTACGACGACATTTTTCATGCCCAGCTTTTTTGTCTCGATAGCAGTATCCGTTACATATTCGTATCCAATCATTGGCTCATTGTAAGTAAAAGCTACACCGATATTTCCTTTATCTTTCATATTGTTGGCCATATCAGCTAGCTCAGACGGTGAAATATATTTTGTGTTAGCGTTTTCTTCTGAGGCAGTGGAGATAGAGTGATTCTGACAAAAAGGGCAGTCCATGTTACATCCGAATGCACCGACAGAGAGAATCATGCTTCCAGAATGAAACATTGAGAGAGGTTTTTTTTCAATGTGATCGAGTGCAATTGATGTAATTTTGCCGTAATTTATTGAGATGATACTTCCTTCGACGTTTTTTCTTGCCTTGCAAAGTCCAGTCTGGTCTTCACTTAGTTCACAGAGATGTGGACATACAACGCATCTCATTTTATGTGTGCCTTACTACTTC
This genomic window from Synergistaceae bacterium contains:
- a CDS encoding radical SAM protein; translation: MRCVVCPHLCELSEDQTGLCKARKNVEGSIISINYGKITSIALDHIEKKPLSMFHSGSMILSVGAFGCNMDCPFCQNHSISTASEENANTKYISPSELADMANNMKDKGNIGVAFTYNEPMIGYEYVTDTAIETKKLGMKNVVVTCGNVFLPILEEVLPYIDAFNIDLKSFSKEQYKNLGGDLKTVQNFITCAAKKSHVEITNLIVPGMNDTEEEMMDLSSWLSSVDKTIPLHI